One segment of Deinococcus yavapaiensis KR-236 DNA contains the following:
- a CDS encoding LacI family DNA-binding transcriptional regulator produces the protein MGEDVRNLTNRRKPTSADVARLAGVDRSTVSLVLSGKAQGRVSDAVREAVERSAHEIGYRPNAAARSLRLGRTNVIALVVPQASNPFFASVLRGAEREARRHGYAVLLVNAEQDAAWEERLIHTLSSHAVSGFVLWRAPSSVSFEALGGACVLVEVERDGMASVLLDVPGGMRAAVTHLLDLGHRRIGHFAADLAHDTFAVRAEAIVRTLAEAGLGMREAWSARAPLEFDAARSAARALLRAEPRPTAVVCDDDLLAAALLKAAREEGVVVPSDLSVVGFGNLDVARVVEPELTTVAAEPEELGRQAVESLLGVLRGVTVEAAPTVLPTRLVIRSSSAPPR, from the coding sequence GTGGGCGAGGACGTTCGGAACCTGACCAATCGGCGCAAGCCTACGAGTGCGGACGTCGCGCGTCTCGCCGGGGTGGACCGCTCAACCGTCTCGCTCGTGCTCAGCGGCAAAGCGCAAGGCCGCGTCTCCGACGCCGTTCGTGAAGCGGTCGAGCGGTCGGCGCACGAAATTGGTTACCGTCCCAACGCGGCAGCACGCTCGTTGCGCCTGGGGCGCACGAACGTCATCGCCCTCGTCGTGCCACAAGCCTCCAATCCTTTCTTCGCGTCCGTCCTGCGGGGTGCCGAGCGAGAAGCGCGGCGGCACGGATACGCCGTCTTGCTCGTGAACGCCGAGCAGGACGCCGCTTGGGAAGAGCGCTTGATCCACACCTTGTCCTCGCACGCGGTGTCCGGGTTCGTCTTGTGGCGTGCGCCGTCGAGCGTCTCGTTCGAGGCGCTGGGCGGCGCGTGCGTACTCGTCGAGGTCGAGCGCGACGGTATGGCATCGGTGCTGCTGGATGTGCCGGGGGGGATGCGGGCGGCCGTGACGCACTTGCTCGACCTTGGTCATCGCCGGATCGGTCACTTCGCGGCGGATCTCGCGCACGACACTTTCGCGGTGCGTGCCGAGGCGATTGTGCGTACCCTCGCCGAGGCGGGCCTCGGGATGCGAGAAGCGTGGTCGGCGCGCGCTCCCCTCGAGTTCGATGCCGCTCGAAGTGCCGCCCGCGCCTTGCTGCGGGCCGAGCCGAGACCGACCGCCGTCGTGTGTGACGACGATCTGCTCGCGGCCGCGCTGCTCAAGGCGGCGCGTGAAGAAGGCGTCGTCGTTCCAAGCGATTTGTCGGTCGTTGGGTTCGGGAACCTCGACGTGGCGCGCGTCGTCGAGCCGGAGCTCACGACGGTCGCCGCCGAGCCCGAGGAACTCGGGCGTCAAGCGGTCGAGTCGCTGCTCGGCGTGTTGCGTGGCGTGACCGTCGAGGCGGCCCCGACTGTGCTCCCGACTCGCCTGGTCATTCGAAGCTCGTCCGCGCCGCCCCGCTGA
- a CDS encoding mechanosensitive ion channel, with protein MNRLNAYYNQFLNYAPNLLTAILLIIVAFIVAAIARAVTVRLLRGARVDERVTRGRPDAPGVSAPIGSIVYALVLLFFLPGVLGALGLRSLLTPATNFINNILDYLPNIIGAALILVIGFFVANLLRQLVTTLTATAGVDRVTSRVGLPPTTRLSNLLGLIVYGLVIIPVILGALNALNAEAITAPISNMLNRILAALPNIVAAVAVVGIAWFVGRVVSGIVTGLLANVGFDRLPRALGLGANITGATAPSVIAGYFAQGAIVLFALISAFELLGAQNLADLSRNFIQLIGQILLGLVIFAVGLFLANLFAGLVRGAGGTNARLLAGVARWATVALFGAMALRQMGIANEIVNLAFGLTLGAIAVAFALAFGLGARDTAGRIAERWRAQLEEGSGPRGPNA; from the coding sequence GTGAATCGCCTGAACGCGTACTACAATCAGTTCCTCAACTACGCGCCCAACCTCCTCACGGCAATTTTGCTGATCATCGTCGCCTTCATCGTCGCGGCCATCGCCCGCGCTGTGACGGTGAGGTTGCTGCGCGGCGCCCGCGTGGACGAACGCGTCACGCGAGGCCGACCGGACGCTCCGGGAGTATCCGCCCCGATTGGAAGCATCGTCTACGCGCTCGTCTTGCTGTTCTTCCTTCCAGGCGTGCTCGGCGCGCTCGGTTTGCGCTCCCTCCTGACTCCTGCCACGAACTTCATCAACAACATCCTCGACTACTTGCCCAACATCATCGGCGCGGCGCTCATCCTCGTGATCGGGTTCTTCGTCGCGAACTTGCTGCGGCAACTCGTTACCACCCTGACCGCCACGGCAGGCGTCGACCGGGTGACCTCGCGCGTCGGACTTCCGCCCACGACGCGGCTGTCGAACCTGCTGGGGCTGATCGTCTACGGCCTCGTGATCATCCCGGTCATTCTGGGTGCTCTGAACGCGTTGAACGCCGAGGCGATCACGGCGCCGATCAGCAATATGCTGAACCGCATTCTCGCGGCCCTTCCCAACATCGTCGCGGCGGTCGCGGTGGTCGGCATCGCCTGGTTCGTCGGGCGCGTCGTGAGCGGCATCGTGACGGGCCTGCTCGCCAACGTCGGATTCGACCGCTTGCCTCGTGCGCTCGGATTGGGTGCCAACATCACGGGAGCGACCGCGCCGTCGGTCATCGCCGGCTATTTTGCGCAAGGGGCCATCGTCCTGTTTGCCTTGATCAGCGCGTTCGAGTTGCTCGGCGCCCAGAACCTCGCGGACCTCTCGCGAAACTTCATTCAGCTGATCGGACAGATCCTGCTGGGCCTCGTGATCTTCGCGGTGGGGCTTTTTCTCGCGAATCTGTTCGCGGGCCTCGTGCGTGGCGCGGGAGGAACGAACGCGCGGTTGCTGGCAGGCGTCGCGCGCTGGGCGACCGTGGCGCTCTTCGGAGCGATGGCCTTGCGGCAAATGGGCATCGCGAACGAGATCGTGAACTTGGCGTTCGGTTTGACGCTGGGCGCCATCGCTGTGGCGTTCGCGCTCGCCTTCGGGCTGGGCGCTCGGGACACCGCCGGTCGAATTGCCGAGCGCTGGCGTGCTCAATTGGAGGAAGGTTCGGGGCCACGCGGCCCGAATGCTTGA